Genomic DNA from Pseudomonadota bacterium:
ATCTGTTCATAAATAAGGATACGAGTGGAGAAATGCAAACACAAGAGAAACTGCCTTAAGCGCTGATGAAACAACGATGTAGATCTGGAGTGGTACGCAAAGAAATGTTACCGCTATAGAGTTTATCGGGTTCACAACCTGTTTCTCGACAATGTTCTAAATAAGTCTCTACTGAAAGTTTGAGACTTTCCTCAAGTTCCGTAACAGATGCCCCCTCAAACGTAATTAGATCTCTCATATTCACAACATGACCACTTCAGAAAAGAATCTCCCAAAAAGCGCATATGCACTCGTTGCAAGATGCATAGACAACCGCTCTGCATGCGTTCATAATTAATCAAACGTAAATATAAACTCTATCAAAAACCATGCTTGATGCTAAACTACGCCCCTGGGTTGATCCGCCACTTAATGTTGGCGCTCGGCTTTTATCCAAAACAAACATCACTCCCAATGCCTTGACCCTGATGGGATTTTTCTTTGGCATGCTCGGGATCCTCTGCATTGCGCTTGAAAACTATCTTGCAGGCCTCAGCTTTATCCTCCTCAATCGGCTCTTCGATGGGCTCGATGGCAGCCTGGCGCGCCTTAAAACTATGAGTGATTTTGGCGGTTACCTGGACATCGTGTGCGATTTTTTAATCTACGCAGGGGTGGCTTGTGCCTTTGCCATTGTAAACCCTAAAAATGCCCCCTGGATTGCTTTTTTAATTTTCAGCTATACAGGGGCG
This window encodes:
- a CDS encoding CDP-alcohol phosphatidyltransferase family protein, translated to MLDAKLRPWVDPPLNVGARLLSKTNITPNALTLMGFFFGMLGILCIALENYLAGLSFILLNRLFDGLDGSLARLKTMSDFGGYLDIVCDFLIYAGVACAFAIVNPKNAPWIAFLIFSYTGAMTSFLAYAIMAAKQGKQSEERGKKSLYYLGGLCEGTETILVMILMCLLPNYIPVIAFIYGIMCLITCLGRSYEAWKDFN